A stretch of Methanococcus voltae PS DNA encodes these proteins:
- the mtrA gene encoding tetrahydromethanopterin S-methyltransferase subunit A — translation MADKKAPAAGWPVANGEYVVGNPESCVAVVTLGSHGLDEAAIEAGAAISGPCHTENLGIEKVIVNYISNPNIRFMVVTGSEVQGHITGQCFKALYENGIGDDGGIIGAKGAIPFMENVGKEPVARFQNQIVELIDMIDSEDKGKIQQTVKDCISKDPGATDEEAMVIDLEGKAGEAGEDSGDGFAIEGIPTVSEPDLEYIRKLNESLDYKVGLTTRDLGLASGVQSESLTGLLYGMMFALVFVAIPLILKIGF, via the coding sequence ATGGCAGATAAAAAAGCCCCTGCAGCAGGATGGCCTGTTGCTAATGGTGAATATGTTGTAGGTAATCCTGAAAGCTGTGTAGCTGTTGTTACATTGGGTTCACACGGATTAGATGAAGCAGCTATCGAAGCAGGTGCAGCTATCTCAGGACCTTGCCACACAGAAAACTTGGGTATTGAAAAAGTTATTGTTAACTACATTTCAAATCCTAACATCAGATTTATGGTTGTGACAGGTTCAGAAGTTCAAGGACACATTACAGGACAATGTTTCAAAGCTCTCTATGAAAACGGAATTGGTGACGATGGTGGTATTATCGGCGCTAAAGGAGCTATTCCTTTCATGGAAAACGTTGGAAAAGAACCAGTTGCAAGATTCCAAAATCAAATCGTTGAATTAATTGACATGATTGATTCAGAAGATAAAGGAAAAATTCAACAAACAGTTAAAGACTGTATCTCCAAAGACCCTGGTGCAACAGACGAAGAAGCTATGGTTATAGACCTTGAGGGTAAAGCTGGTGAAGCAGGAGAAGATTCAGGCGATGGTTTCGCTATCGAAGGTATTCCTACTGTATCAGAACCAGACCTTGAATACATAAGGAAATTAAACGAAAGTCTAGACTATAAAGTAGGCCTAACTACAAGAGATTTGGGTCTTGCTTCAGGAGTTCAGTCTGAAAGCCTCACCGGTTTATTATATGGTATGATGTTTGCATTAGTATTCGTTGCAATACCATTAATATTAAAAATTGGATTTTAA
- the mtrA gene encoding tetrahydromethanopterin S-methyltransferase subunit A: MADKKAPAAGWPVANGEYVVGNPESCVAVVTLGSHGLDEAAIEAGAAISGPCHTENLGIEKVIVNYISNPNIRFMVVTGSEVQGHITGQCFKALYENGIGDDGGIIGAKGAIPFMENVGKEPVARFQNQIVELIDMIDSEDKGKIQQTVKDCISKDPGAFEEEAMVIDLEGKAGGAGEEEGSSVKMTSPEMAIIESRMRIISKQIEQAAIVNKYNSGYYNGKIQGVAIGLFLSLLIYSMLLI, encoded by the coding sequence ATGGCAGATAAAAAAGCCCCTGCAGCAGGATGGCCTGTTGCTAATGGTGAATATGTTGTAGGTAATCCTGAAAGCTGTGTAGCTGTTGTTACATTGGGTTCACACGGATTAGATGAAGCAGCTATCGAAGCAGGTGCAGCTATCTCAGGACCTTGCCACACAGAAAACTTGGGTATTGAAAAAGTTATTGTTAACTACATTTCAAATCCTAACATCAGATTTATGGTTGTGACAGGTTCAGAAGTTCAAGGACACATTACAGGACAATGTTTCAAAGCTCTCTATGAAAACGGAATTGGTGACGATGGTGGTATTATCGGCGCTAAAGGAGCTATTCCTTTCATGGAAAACGTTGGAAAAGAACCAGTTGCAAGATTCCAAAATCAAATCGTTGAATTAATTGACATGATTGATTCAGAAGATAAAGGAAAAATTCAACAAACAGTTAAAGACTGTATCTCCAAAGACCCTGGTGCATTCGAAGAAGAAGCTATGGTTATAGACCTTGAGGGTAAAGCAGGCGGAGCTGGAGAAGAAGAAGGTTCATCAGTTAAAATGACATCCCCAGAAATGGCAATTATAGAATCAAGAATGAGAATCATCTCAAAACAGATTGAACAAGCTGCAATTGTTAACAAATACAACTCTGGATACTATAACGGTAAAATCCAAGGTGTTGCAATAGGTTTATTCTTGTCACTTCTTATATACAGTATGTTATTAATTTAA
- a CDS encoding tetrahydromethanopterin S-methyltransferase subunit B yields MEIVKVCPDINVVLDIDTGLIAEMRKDILVTDLKPVSAEIEQLEKLAIALENSLDPRNAPMKSYAGREGTYKTGGLFQGMFFGFWIALSILMLAVFLIIKTDLSLIGL; encoded by the coding sequence ATGGAAATTGTTAAAGTATGTCCTGATATAAATGTAGTATTGGACATCGATACAGGTTTAATTGCAGAAATGAGAAAAGATATTCTTGTTACTGATTTAAAACCTGTTTCAGCAGAAATAGAACAATTAGAAAAACTTGCGATAGCATTGGAAAATTCATTAGACCCAAGAAACGCACCAATGAAATCATATGCTGGTAGAGAAGGTACATACAAAACTGGTGGTTTATTCCAAGGTATGTTCTTCGGTTTCTGGATTGCCTTGTCAATTTTAATGCTCGCAGTATTCTTAATCATTAAAACGGATTTAAGCCTAATCGGTCTCTAA
- the mtrC gene encoding tetrahydromethanopterin S-methyltransferase subunit MtrC produces MSHGGGGHAAELFPENQVLGIGLVLSLIGMYIANFLPEYAMLIGGALTVPACVAGANTTRRVAAYGLGTGVPSIGMVSLGMGTLSALAAVYLPVAMGIDSMATPIIAVVVSLAIGAIVGKLTQNPVGMKVPIIVSSMIKLSLMGALSILGFCTAFAGGFSANVFIPGAIETGMIGLAFIAAGIAILHPFNACLGPNESHRRTMYLAIACGLLAWLVFAISKLDAISTVISAVLWVATYAMFVKMSLNDASDVLYTPELPKKEE; encoded by the coding sequence ATGTCACATGGTGGCGGAGGACACGCAGCAGAACTATTTCCTGAAAACCAAGTTCTCGGGATTGGTCTTGTATTATCATTAATTGGAATGTATATTGCAAACTTTCTTCCAGAATATGCAATGTTAATAGGCGGAGCATTAACTGTTCCAGCGTGTGTAGCGGGAGCTAACACAACAAGAAGAGTAGCAGCATACGGTTTAGGTACCGGTGTTCCTTCAATTGGTATGGTAAGTTTAGGTATGGGTACATTATCAGCACTTGCAGCGGTATATTTACCAGTAGCAATGGGCATTGATTCAATGGCTACACCGATAATTGCAGTTGTTGTATCCTTAGCAATTGGTGCGATTGTAGGTAAGTTAACACAAAACCCTGTAGGTATGAAAGTGCCTATTATTGTATCAAGTATGATAAAATTATCATTAATGGGTGCTTTATCAATTTTGGGATTCTGTACTGCATTTGCAGGCGGATTTTCAGCAAACGTATTTATTCCAGGTGCAATAGAAACAGGAATGATTGGTTTAGCATTTATTGCAGCAGGTATTGCAATTTTACACCCATTCAACGCATGTTTAGGACCTAATGAAAGTCACAGAAGAACAATGTACCTTGCAATTGCTTGTGGTTTATTAGCATGGTTAGTATTCGCAATCTCAAAATTAGATGCAATATCAACTGTTATCTCAGCAGTGTTATGGGTTGCTACATATGCTATGTTTGTAAAAATGTCTTTGAACGATGCTTCAGATGTTTTATACACACCAGAATTGCCTAAGAAAGAAGAATAA
- the mtrD gene encoding tetrahydromethanopterin S-methyltransferase subunit D: MDISSIILPLVEITLAGAIINASVHFVPVGGAPAAMATSTGVGTGTTQLAAGAGFTGLLAAAGMAAQPGIIISNPVHALLIMLSGAVGAMIMLGLTMLIGQLIYVYGVGIVPAADKCDVDPITKDPQSAFITPGTTGHGIPTVCFVSGLIGAALGGIGGGMAYVGLLGLGFTIPAIAGVLAVGFFFMNAVLASYNIGGTIEGFHDPKFKKMPNGVIASTVSSLVAALILIGMSMGL; encoded by the coding sequence ATGGATATTTCAAGTATTATATTACCTCTTGTTGAAATCACCCTTGCAGGAGCAATTATTAACGCAAGTGTTCACTTTGTTCCAGTAGGTGGTGCACCAGCTGCGATGGCTACTTCAACCGGGGTAGGTACCGGTACAACTCAGTTGGCTGCAGGTGCAGGTTTCACAGGTTTATTAGCGGCTGCAGGAATGGCTGCACAACCTGGCATAATAATAAGCAACCCAGTTCACGCACTCTTGATTATGTTATCAGGTGCTGTTGGTGCTATGATTATGTTAGGATTAACTATGTTAATCGGTCAATTAATTTACGTTTACGGTGTTGGTATTGTGCCAGCAGCAGATAAATGTGATGTTGACCCAATCACAAAAGACCCACAAAGTGCATTTATCACACCAGGTACAACTGGTCACGGTATTCCAACAGTTTGTTTCGTTAGTGGATTAATAGGAGCAGCTTTAGGTGGAATCGGTGGAGGAATGGCTTATGTAGGTCTTTTAGGATTAGGATTTACAATACCTGCAATTGCGGGAGTATTAGCAGTTGGATTCTTCTTCATGAATGCAGTTCTTGCTTCATACAACATTGGTGGTACCATTGAAGGTTTCCACGACCCTAAATTTAAGAAAATGCCTAATGGAGTTATTGCTTCAACAGTGTCATCATTAGTTGCAGCTTTAATATTAATAGGAATGTCAATGGGACTTTAA
- the mtrE gene encoding tetrahydromethanopterin S-methyltransferase subunit E — translation MDPTLLTLGALALAGAAATVSGCAEDLESDVGSQSNPNSQVQLGPQMGNIHRYFNKAISGEPVSYGLYVAVAGAVAWALMNGGYNPILGLIVGSGVGAITHGAYSLSAYLGRIVGQSKNFNQPVYMDVISTHMGPIMGHGFIAIFTMLLAAYLATLALGNPFPLPLVALIFGITVGAIGSSTGDVHYGAEREYQKYAFGGGIPVANQGDIDIKAETGIRNGLDSSYFCSRLGGPLTGLCFGLIIFLDGWRTVTGNIIGDLMGADLVMKAIIAIILGTLLVIGAAIINRKVEVYARNKYGPYK, via the coding sequence ATGGATCCAACATTATTAACCCTTGGAGCCCTAGCCTTGGCAGGTGCTGCTGCAACTGTTTCCGGTTGTGCAGAAGACTTAGAATCCGATGTAGGTTCACAGTCAAACCCTAACTCTCAGGTGCAATTAGGTCCTCAAATGGGTAACATACACAGATATTTCAACAAAGCTATCTCCGGTGAACCTGTATCCTACGGTTTATACGTAGCGGTTGCAGGAGCTGTAGCATGGGCTTTAATGAATGGCGGATACAATCCAATCTTAGGTTTAATAGTAGGTTCAGGAGTAGGTGCAATTACACATGGTGCATATTCATTGAGCGCATACTTAGGTAGGATTGTAGGTCAGTCCAAAAACTTTAACCAACCAGTATACATGGACGTTATAAGTACACACATGGGTCCTATAATGGGACACGGTTTTATAGCAATTTTTACTATGTTATTAGCAGCTTACTTGGCTACATTAGCATTAGGTAATCCATTCCCATTGCCATTGGTAGCTTTAATCTTCGGTATCACAGTTGGTGCTATCGGTTCATCAACCGGTGACGTTCACTACGGTGCTGAAAGAGAATACCAAAAATACGCTTTCGGTGGTGGTATTCCTGTTGCTAATCAAGGTGACATTGATATTAAAGCAGAAACTGGTATTAGAAATGGTTTAGATTCATCATACTTCTGTTCAAGACTCGGAGGTCCATTAACTGGTCTCTGTTTCGGTTTAATCATCTTCTTAGATGGTTGGAGAACCGTTACTGGTAACATTATCGGTGACTTGATGGGTGCAGACCTTGTTATGAAAGCTATCATTGCAATTATATTAGGTACATTACTTGTAATTGGTGCTGCAATAATTAACAGAAAAGTAGAAGTATATGCAAGAAACAAGTACGGGCCATACAAATAA
- the mcrA gene encoding coenzyme-B sulfoethylthiotransferase subunit alpha produces MEAEKRLFLKALKEKFEEDPKEKFTKFYTYGGWQQSARKQEFVSENEKIVAEKRGGIPMYNPDIGVPLGQRKLMPYKISNTDTYVEGDDLHFMNNAAIQQLWDDIRRTVIVGMDTAHMVLEKRLGVEVTPETINEYMHTINHSLPGGAVVQEHMVEVHPSLAWDCYAKIFTGDDELADELDDRFVIDINKLFPEEQAEALKAAIGKKTYQVSRVPSLVGRVCDGGTISRWSAMQIGMSFITAYKLCAGEAAIADFSYAAKHADVIQMGNALPGRRARGPNEPGGVRFGILSDVVQTTRVSDDPVEQSLEVVATGAALYDQIWLGSYMSGGVGFTQYATASYTDDILDDFSYYGYEYVEKKYGRCGTKATMDVVEDIASEVTLYALEQYDEYPALLEDHFGGSQRAAVAAAAAGISVCMATGNSNAGVNGWYLSQILHKEYHSRLGFYGYDLQDQCGASNSLAIRNDEASPLELRGPNYPNYAMNVGHQGEYAGIAQSAHSARGDAFATNALIKVAFADPSLVFDFSKPRKEIARGALREFEAAGERDPILPAKI; encoded by the coding sequence ATGGAAGCTGAAAAAAGATTATTCTTAAAAGCATTAAAAGAAAAGTTTGAAGAAGACCCTAAAGAAAAATTCACCAAGTTCTATACATACGGTGGATGGCAACAATCAGCTAGGAAGCAAGAATTCGTTTCAGAAAACGAAAAAATTGTTGCTGAGAAAAGGGGCGGAATTCCTATGTACAACCCAGACATTGGTGTACCATTAGGACAAAGAAAATTAATGCCTTACAAAATATCAAATACTGATACTTATGTAGAAGGCGACGATTTACACTTTATGAACAACGCTGCAATCCAACAATTATGGGACGATATCAGAAGAACTGTTATCGTAGGTATGGATACAGCTCACATGGTTCTTGAAAAAAGATTGGGTGTTGAAGTAACTCCTGAAACAATCAACGAGTACATGCACACAATCAACCACTCACTCCCAGGGGGAGCTGTTGTTCAAGAACACATGGTGGAAGTTCACCCTTCATTAGCATGGGACTGTTACGCTAAAATCTTCACCGGTGACGATGAGTTAGCTGATGAATTAGATGACAGATTTGTAATTGATATCAACAAATTGTTCCCTGAAGAACAGGCTGAAGCTTTAAAAGCTGCTATCGGTAAAAAAACATACCAAGTATCAAGAGTACCTTCACTCGTTGGTAGAGTATGTGACGGTGGTACAATTTCAAGATGGTCTGCAATGCAGATTGGTATGTCATTTATTACAGCATACAAATTATGTGCGGGAGAAGCTGCAATTGCTGATTTCTCATACGCTGCTAAGCACGCTGATGTTATTCAGATGGGTAACGCTTTACCAGGAAGAAGAGCAAGAGGTCCAAACGAACCAGGTGGAGTTAGATTTGGTATCTTATCAGATGTTGTACAAACAACAAGAGTTAGCGACGACCCTGTTGAGCAATCATTAGAGGTAGTTGCAACTGGTGCTGCTTTATACGACCAAATCTGGCTTGGTTCATACATGTCTGGTGGTGTAGGATTCACACAATATGCTACAGCATCATACACAGATGACATCTTAGATGACTTCTCATACTACGGATACGAATACGTAGAGAAAAAATACGGAAGATGCGGAACTAAAGCTACAATGGATGTAGTAGAAGACATCGCTTCAGAAGTTACACTCTACGCATTAGAACAGTATGATGAATACCCAGCATTATTAGAAGACCACTTCGGTGGCTCACAAAGAGCTGCTGTTGCTGCTGCTGCAGCTGGTATTTCAGTATGTATGGCAACCGGTAACTCAAACGCTGGTGTTAACGGCTGGTACTTATCACAAATATTACACAAAGAATACCACAGCAGACTTGGATTCTACGGTTACGACTTACAAGACCAATGTGGTGCTTCAAACTCCTTAGCAATAAGAAACGATGAAGCTTCACCATTAGAATTAAGAGGTCCTAACTACCCTAACTATGCAATGAACGTAGGTCACCAAGGTGAATACGCGGGTATTGCACAGTCTGCACACTCAGCTAGAGGAGACGCATTTGCTACAAACGCATTAATCAAAGTTGCATTCGCTGACCCTTCATTAGTATTTGACTTCTCAAAACCTAGAAAAGAAATTGCTAGGGGTGCTTTAAGAGAATTCGAAGCTGCTGGTGAAAGAGACCCTATCTTACCTGCTAAAATCTAA
- the mcrG gene encoding coenzyme-B sulfoethylthiotransferase subunit gamma, with translation MAYKPQFYPGATKVAENRRNHINPAFELEKLREIPDEDVVKIMGHRQPGEDYKTVHPPLEEMDLAEDYVRDLVEPISGAKEGHRIRYIQFADSMYFAPSQPYDRSRLYMSRFRGVDCGTLSGRQVVELRESNLEDISKNYLVDTELFDPATTGMRGATVHGHSLRLDENGVMFDALQRYEFDEATGHILYVKDQVGRPLDEPVDVGEPVPQEKLKEITTIYRKDGVAMRDDMEVVEVVKRIHRARTLGGYCPLNEIFDTYL, from the coding sequence ATGGCATACAAGCCTCAGTTCTACCCTGGTGCAACAAAAGTTGCTGAGAACAGAAGAAATCACATTAACCCAGCGTTTGAATTGGAAAAATTAAGAGAAATTCCAGATGAAGACGTTGTTAAAATAATGGGTCACAGACAACCAGGTGAAGATTACAAAACCGTTCACCCACCTTTAGAAGAAATGGACTTAGCTGAAGACTACGTAAGAGACTTAGTAGAACCTATCAGCGGTGCAAAAGAAGGACACAGAATTAGATACATTCAGTTTGCAGACTCAATGTACTTTGCTCCATCACAACCATACGACAGATCAAGACTCTACATGTCAAGATTTAGAGGAGTAGACTGTGGTACATTATCAGGAAGACAAGTTGTGGAATTAAGAGAAAGCAACTTAGAAGACATCTCCAAAAACTACTTAGTTGATACAGAGTTATTCGACCCTGCTACAACAGGTATGAGAGGAGCTACTGTACACGGTCACTCATTAAGATTAGATGAAAACGGAGTAATGTTCGATGCATTACAAAGATACGAGTTTGACGAAGCAACAGGACATATATTATATGTTAAAGACCAGGTTGGAAGACCATTGGACGAACCTGTTGATGTAGGAGAACCAGTACCTCAAGAAAAATTAAAAGAAATCACAACAATCTACAGAAAAGATGGCGTTGCTATGAGAGACGACATGGAAGTTGTAGAAGTTGTTAAAAGAATACACAGAGCAAGAACACTTGGTGGATACTGTCCACTCAATGAAATCTTCGACACATACTTATAA
- the mcrC gene encoding methyl-coenzyme M reductase I operon protein C has translation MPVGRREQIVDCRAVMGLGQGGGLAQRGTFAEGLKNDVVVVAMSPGRRHITKPVCEITYGIRESGIQTSVLVLNAGSGLPADAPNSLGSTFGLKPEEVEQVNRHKLCIIHFGNVKSHVVYKARLFLRYVTIPTIVVCQTPIDMEDFAKIGIKTADVIPIEPKTKGTIVEIVTGVVRGESSPQSKIDEIIEKIKKHLK, from the coding sequence TTGCCAGTAGGTAGGAGAGAGCAGATTGTTGACTGTAGAGCTGTTATGGGATTAGGCCAAGGTGGCGGATTAGCTCAGAGAGGAACCTTTGCTGAAGGTCTAAAAAATGATGTTGTAGTAGTTGCAATGTCACCCGGCAGGCGACATATCACAAAACCTGTTTGCGAAATTACCTATGGAATAAGGGAATCTGGTATTCAAACAAGTGTACTTGTACTAAATGCAGGTAGTGGACTTCCAGCAGATGCACCAAATAGTTTAGGTTCAACTTTTGGTTTAAAACCTGAGGAAGTAGAACAAGTTAATAGGCATAAATTATGTATTATTCACTTTGGAAACGTTAAAAGCCACGTTGTATATAAGGCGAGGTTGTTTTTAAGATACGTTACCATACCTACAATAGTTGTTTGCCAAACTCCAATTGATATGGAAGACTTCGCTAAAATCGGAATTAAAACTGCTGATGTAATCCCGATAGAACCAAAAACAAAGGGAACTATTGTTGAAATAGTTACTGGAGTTGTAAGGGGAGAATCATCACCACAATCTAAAATTGATGAAATTATTGAAAAAATAAAAAAACACTTGAAATAA
- the mcrD gene encoding methyl-coenzyme M reductase operon protein D: protein MIEIEVFPHRFLKATTTEKFLNSAYSLETVQRVIMHGESLPQKVNYGPAKGTPVNHSERKLINVQGVEVQLTLQVGRFWILLDDETELSKIDEICKELFPYGYKVSEGRFIKDSPTVTDYMKYGESFVNNIDKRMLGVTDPRSRFENSVSLIPKSEKGE, encoded by the coding sequence ATGATTGAAATTGAAGTCTTTCCACATAGGTTCTTAAAAGCGACTACTACGGAAAAATTCCTTAATAGTGCTTATTCATTAGAAACCGTACAAAGAGTAATTATGCATGGTGAATCATTACCTCAAAAAGTTAATTATGGACCTGCAAAAGGCACTCCTGTTAACCATAGTGAGAGAAAACTCATTAATGTTCAGGGTGTTGAAGTTCAATTAACCTTACAAGTAGGTAGATTTTGGATATTATTAGATGATGAAACTGAATTGTCTAAAATTGATGAAATTTGTAAAGAACTATTCCCATACGGATACAAAGTATCGGAAGGTAGATTTATAAAAGATTCTCCAACAGTTACAGATTACATGAAATACGGTGAAAGTTTCGTAAATAATATAGATAAGAGAATGCTAGGTGTTACAGACCCTAGAAGTAGATTTGAGAACTCTGTTTCACTTATCCCAAAAAGCGAAAAAGGTGAATAA
- the mcrB gene encoding coenzyme-B sulfoethylthiotransferase subunit beta, giving the protein MVKYEDKICLFDAKGNQVAEDVPLEAISPLNNPTIMGMVKNIKRTVAVNLAGIEESLAKGKIGGKGCQVPGRNIELDVIGDAEAIADKVKSILQVSAGDDTEVKLINGGKQMAVQVPSKRLDVAAEYSVSMLSTGMALKEALITNFNIDMFDGSTVHSAIMGQYPQDMDYAGGNIASLLGAPSKLEGLGYALRNIPVNHAVATTKKSLMNAIAFSSILEQTAMFEMGDAVGSFERQHLLGLAYQGLNADNLVVELVKANATGTVGSVVNSIVEKAIADGVIVVDKTLGSGFNMYKPADVNKWNAYAAAGLVAAVMVSCGAARAAQNVASTILYYNDILEYETGLPGVDYGRSMGTAVGFSFFSHSIYGGGGPGIFNGNHVVTRHSKGFAIPPVCAAMCMDAGTQMFSPEKTSALVGTVYSAFDEFREPLKYVIEGALEVQNKL; this is encoded by the coding sequence ATGGTAAAGTATGAAGATAAGATATGTCTATTTGATGCGAAAGGAAACCAAGTAGCAGAAGATGTACCATTGGAAGCTATCAGCCCATTAAATAACCCAACTATAATGGGGATGGTTAAAAATATTAAAAGAACCGTTGCTGTTAACTTAGCTGGTATTGAAGAATCATTAGCTAAAGGTAAAATTGGCGGTAAAGGTTGCCAGGTTCCTGGTAGAAATATAGAATTAGATGTTATAGGCGATGCAGAAGCTATCGCTGACAAAGTAAAAAGTATATTGCAAGTTTCAGCTGGCGATGATACCGAAGTTAAATTAATTAACGGCGGTAAACAGATGGCTGTGCAAGTACCTTCAAAAAGATTAGATGTTGCTGCAGAATACTCAGTATCAATGTTGTCAACTGGTATGGCTTTAAAAGAAGCTCTTATCACAAACTTCAACATTGACATGTTTGACGGTTCAACAGTACACTCAGCTATCATGGGTCAATATCCACAAGATATGGACTACGCTGGTGGTAACATTGCATCATTATTAGGTGCTCCATCAAAATTAGAAGGTTTAGGTTACGCTTTAAGAAACATACCTGTAAACCACGCTGTAGCTACAACTAAAAAGAGTTTAATGAACGCTATCGCATTCTCATCAATCTTAGAACAAACAGCTATGTTTGAAATGGGAGATGCAGTTGGTTCATTCGAAAGACAACACTTGTTAGGTTTAGCTTACCAAGGTTTAAACGCTGATAACTTAGTAGTTGAATTAGTTAAAGCTAATGCAACTGGTACAGTTGGTTCAGTTGTTAACAGTATTGTAGAAAAAGCAATCGCAGATGGCGTTATTGTTGTGGACAAAACATTAGGTTCAGGCTTCAACATGTACAAACCTGCAGATGTAAACAAATGGAACGCTTACGCTGCTGCTGGTTTAGTTGCTGCGGTTATGGTAAGCTGTGGTGCTGCTAGAGCTGCACAGAACGTTGCTTCAACTATTTTATACTATAACGATATTCTCGAGTACGAAACTGGTTTACCAGGTGTTGACTACGGTAGATCAATGGGTACTGCAGTAGGATTCTCATTCTTCTCACACTCAATCTACGGTGGTGGAGGACCAGGTATCTTCAACGGTAACCACGTTGTAACAAGACACTCAAAAGGATTTGCTATACCTCCTGTATGTGCAGCTATGTGTATGGACGCTGGTACACAGATGTTCTCACCTGAAAAAACTTCAGCATTAGTTGGTACAGTATACTCAGCATTTGATGAATTCAGAGAACCTTTAAAATATGTAATTGAAGGTGCTTTAGAAGTTCAAAACAAACTCTAA